ACCGTACTCTTCCAGCCCCTTAGCAAAGCGGTCAAGCAATTGAGAACCTCGGTCTTTAAATACAATCGCCCGACCTACGAATTGCACGTAAGCTTTTACTTTGGCCCCTTCTTTCAGGAAGTTTATAGCGTGTTTCAGTTTGAAATCGAAGTCGTGATCATCAGTATTTGGGCCAAACCGAATCTCCTTAATAACGACTTTTGTGGCATTCGCCTTGATTTCTTTCTGCTTTTTCTTCTGCTCGTATTTGAACTTAGAGTAATCGACTATACGGCAAACAGGCGGCACAGCATTAGGCGATACCTCAACGAGATCGAGTCCCTGAGCCTTAGCCATCGCTTGTGCTTTATTTATGTCGTAGATTCCCTGCTCTACATTTTCACCGACCACCCGAACTTCGCGGGCCAGGATGCGCTCATTGACTTTGTACGGTTCTTCAACCACACGACGAGGTGGTCTGCGCTGGGGTAATGCCATAGATTGTGTTTAGGGTAACAAATTGTTTAATGTTGACTTTTATATGAACTGATGAAAAGTCGCTTGGATAACGTAACGATTTTTAAAAAGTTCGGTAAACTATTGAAAATAGCACTGCAAAACAAGTTTACAGTCTGCACTTTATAGTTTTCGGTTGACCAACGTATGAAACAAGGTACGTCAGCCAACCGAAAACTGTAAACTTATAGCTTAACTTCTGTCTGGAACGTTTTGACAAACTCGTCCACACTCATGCTACCAAGATCGCCCTGCCCTTTACGACGGACCGATACTTTGCCATCAGCGGCTTCTTTTTCCCCTACAATAAGCATGTAAGGCACTTTAGCTACTTCTGCATCCCGAATCTTCCGACCGATTTTTTCGTCGCGTAAATCGACAAAGCCACGAATATCATGCTCTTGCAAACTGAAGAACAGATCGTTGGCATAATGTTCGTATTTCTCCGAAATCGGCAGAATTGCGATCTGGTCAGGCGAAAGCCAGAGCGGAAAGTTACCACCTGAATTTTCGATCAGGATGGCGATAAATCGCTCCATGGACCCAAACGGTGCCCGGTGAATCATAACGGGCCGATGTTTCTGGTTATCAGCACCAATGTATTCCAGCTCGAATCGATTCGGCAGGTTATAGTCAACCTGAATCGTACCGAGTTGCCATTTGCGCCCCAGGGCATCACGCACCATGAAATCAAGCTTTGGTCCGTAAAAAGCAGCTTCGCCTAATTCCATAACGGTTGGCAAACCTTTCTCGGCAGCTGATTCAATAATAGCAGCTTCGGCTT
This window of the Spirosoma aerolatum genome carries:
- the infC gene encoding translation initiation factor IF-3 translates to MALPQRRPPRRVVEEPYKVNERILAREVRVVGENVEQGIYDINKAQAMAKAQGLDLVEVSPNAVPPVCRIVDYSKFKYEQKKKQKEIKANATKVVIKEIRFGPNTDDHDFDFKLKHAINFLKEGAKVKAYVQFVGRAIVFKDRGSQLLDRFAKGLEEYGKVEAEPKLEGKRMTVFLSPKAVTKK